The proteins below are encoded in one region of Bremerella sp. P1:
- a CDS encoding STAS/SEC14 domain-containing protein has translation MSENVEVVHLKDLTIVRLTGKLTAADYEYFVPEIEKQIAEFGKLRLLVELHDFHGWTMGALWDDVKFDAKHWNDIKRLAIVGETKWESGMAVFCKPFTSASVKYFDQTKLEDAKKWLVEEE, from the coding sequence ATGAGTGAAAACGTAGAAGTTGTGCATCTGAAGGATCTGACCATTGTTCGCCTGACCGGCAAACTGACCGCGGCTGATTACGAGTACTTCGTGCCTGAAATCGAGAAGCAGATTGCTGAATTCGGTAAGCTTCGTCTGTTGGTAGAACTACACGACTTTCACGGCTGGACCATGGGAGCCTTGTGGGACGACGTCAAGTTTGACGCGAAGCACTGGAACGATATCAAGCGTTTGGCAATCGTGGGTGAAACGAAGTGGGAATCGGGCATGGCCGTTTTCTGCAAGCCGTTTACTTCAGCCAGCGTAAAATACTTCGATCAGACTAAGTTGGAAGATGCCAAGAAGTGGCTGGTTGAGGAAGAATAA
- a CDS encoding RNA polymerase sigma factor: protein MVDEERQDVRQFIDELYRTESRRVFATLVRLLNDFDLAEEAMHEAFTSAFVKWQEEGIPRNPRAWLVSTGRFKAIDTIRRRVRFDESLGEIAKRLDHESDQFAAIDDENIEDDRLRLIFTCCHPAISPNAQVALTLREVCGLRTEEIASAFLTTPPTIAQRIVRGKQKIRDAGIPFEIPTIPQMPQRLDSVLSVIYLVFNEGYSASSGETVTRRDLSEEAIRLGRLLAQLLPDAEVIGLLALMLIQESRRPARTSASGDIILLEDQDRSLWVQPSIAEGSELVQQALRTRRFGVYTIQAAIAAVHAEASTPDETDWAQIIALYDVLSRIEPSPVIELNRAVAIAMRDGPEAGLTLIDNILAEGTLSDYHLAHAARADLCRRMGNNIDAVNAYRRALELAKQEPERRFLEGRLKQLS from the coding sequence ATGGTGGACGAGGAACGGCAAGACGTTCGTCAATTTATTGATGAACTTTACCGCACCGAATCACGCCGAGTCTTTGCGACGCTGGTACGTCTGCTAAACGATTTCGATCTTGCGGAAGAGGCCATGCACGAGGCGTTTACGTCCGCCTTCGTGAAGTGGCAGGAAGAAGGGATCCCCCGGAATCCACGTGCGTGGTTGGTATCGACGGGGCGTTTCAAGGCTATCGACACGATTCGTCGACGCGTCCGGTTCGACGAGTCGTTGGGAGAAATCGCCAAGCGGCTGGATCATGAAAGTGACCAGTTCGCCGCCATTGACGATGAAAACATCGAGGACGATCGACTGCGGTTGATCTTTACCTGCTGCCATCCGGCGATCTCACCCAATGCTCAGGTCGCTTTGACGTTGCGAGAAGTGTGTGGGCTTCGCACCGAGGAGATTGCCAGCGCTTTTCTAACCACGCCCCCGACGATTGCCCAGCGGATTGTGCGGGGAAAGCAAAAGATTCGGGACGCCGGTATCCCATTCGAGATACCTACCATCCCTCAAATGCCGCAGCGACTCGATTCGGTGCTGTCGGTGATCTATCTCGTATTCAACGAAGGCTATTCGGCTTCTTCCGGAGAGACCGTTACGCGCCGTGATCTCTCGGAGGAAGCGATTCGCCTGGGGCGGCTCTTGGCCCAACTCCTTCCTGACGCAGAAGTGATCGGGCTGTTGGCCCTCATGTTGATCCAGGAGTCACGTCGCCCGGCCCGTACATCGGCTTCCGGCGACATTATCCTGTTGGAAGATCAAGACCGGTCGTTGTGGGTTCAGCCGTCCATCGCGGAGGGATCCGAACTCGTACAGCAAGCCCTGCGAACTCGTCGCTTTGGTGTATACACCATCCAGGCAGCGATCGCTGCCGTTCATGCCGAAGCGTCAACACCGGACGAAACCGATTGGGCGCAAATCATCGCTCTGTATGATGTTTTGTCGAGAATCGAGCCATCACCGGTGATTGAACTTAATCGAGCGGTTGCCATCGCGATGCGTGACGGTCCCGAGGCTGGCTTGACCTTGATTGACAATATCCTCGCCGAGGGGACCTTATCCGACTACCACTTAGCCCATGCCGCGCGAGCAGACCTGTGTCGACGGATGGGAAACAACATAGATGCCGTGAATGCGTATCGACGTGCCTTGGAACTTGCGAAACAGGAACCGGAACGCCGTTTTCTCGAAGGACGGCTGAAACAACTGAGTTAG
- a CDS encoding YciI family protein, with protein sequence MKFVCLGYIDASKWASLPKEEAEKAMEDCLAYDNELRKGGHFAGGGALDAPQNGVTLSHQDGQVQVTDGPFIETKEQIGGILLLEARDLNHAIQLMSKHPGVRMGPFEIRPADEAMNLQILEISERLAKEADAS encoded by the coding sequence ATGAAGTTTGTCTGTTTGGGATATATCGATGCGTCGAAGTGGGCCAGTCTTCCTAAGGAAGAAGCCGAAAAGGCGATGGAAGACTGCCTGGCCTACGATAACGAGCTCCGTAAGGGAGGTCATTTCGCTGGCGGAGGAGCTCTCGACGCACCACAAAATGGCGTGACTCTGAGCCATCAAGATGGCCAAGTGCAGGTAACGGACGGTCCCTTTATCGAAACCAAGGAGCAGATCGGCGGCATTCTGCTGCTGGAAGCACGCGACCTGAACCACGCCATTCAACTGATGTCGAAGCATCCAGGTGTTCGCATGGGCCCGTTTGAAATCCGTCCTGCGGACGAAGCGATGAATCTGCAGATTCTGGAAATCTCGGAGCGTCTGGCCAAAGAAGCCGACGCGTCTTAG
- a CDS encoding DUF1579 domain-containing protein yields MHVEPQVEHRWLENLLGEWTIETEVDMGAEKPMPASVGKESVRQLADIWVLCDMEGGMPGDGTARSQMTLGYDPQAKLFVGSFVSSCMAYLWVYTSGTLDDAGTTLTLNTTGPSFTGNGVSQYQDIIEIVDEDHRILHAMMLDESEVWQEFMTTRYTRKT; encoded by the coding sequence ATGCACGTCGAGCCCCAAGTCGAGCACCGTTGGCTAGAAAACCTGTTGGGTGAATGGACGATCGAAACAGAAGTAGACATGGGCGCCGAGAAGCCGATGCCAGCATCGGTCGGCAAAGAAAGTGTCCGACAACTCGCCGACATCTGGGTACTTTGCGATATGGAAGGGGGCATGCCAGGCGATGGTACCGCGCGGTCACAAATGACTCTTGGCTACGACCCACAGGCAAAGTTGTTTGTTGGATCGTTCGTTTCGTCGTGCATGGCATATCTCTGGGTTTATACCAGTGGCACGCTCGACGATGCAGGCACGACGCTCACGCTGAATACCACCGGTCCAAGTTTTACCGGAAACGGGGTCTCTCAGTATCAGGACATCATCGAGATCGTGGACGAGGACCACCGTATCCTGCATGCGATGATGCTGGATGAAAGCGAAGTGTGGCAAGAGTTCATGACCACCAGGTACACCCGTAAAACATAA
- a CDS encoding VOC family protein, with the protein MIQQLFVNLPVKDLTKTVEFFTALGFKFNPQFTDDTATCMIVAENIMVMLLVESRFQEFTPKDICDSKKSTEVLNALQLESREQVTEFVAKAVAAGGKIYAEPKDHGFMIQHGFEDLDGHIWEVFWMDPAGFAQVQAGSSSE; encoded by the coding sequence ATGATTCAGCAACTATTCGTGAATCTCCCAGTGAAAGATCTGACGAAAACGGTCGAGTTCTTCACGGCCTTGGGCTTCAAGTTCAATCCGCAGTTCACCGACGATACGGCCACCTGCATGATCGTGGCGGAGAACATCATGGTCATGCTCTTGGTGGAAAGCCGCTTTCAGGAGTTCACGCCCAAGGACATCTGCGATAGCAAGAAGAGCACTGAGGTGCTCAATGCATTGCAGCTTGAGTCGCGCGAACAGGTAACCGAGTTTGTTGCCAAGGCGGTTGCCGCTGGCGGCAAGATCTACGCCGAGCCCAAGGATCATGGCTTCATGATTCAACACGGCTTCGAAGATTTGGACGGTCATATCTGGGAAGTCTTCTGGATGGATCCAGCCGGGTTCGCCCAAGTCCAAGCTGGCTCGTCAAGCGAGTAG
- a CDS encoding DoxX family protein: MNETEATPALHQLKSTPTAAKWTGRVISGLVGLAFLASAVGKFVGGTGLEEGFAHLGLPMDIQYPLAILELVIAIIYLVPQTAVLGAILLTGYIGGAICTHWRVGDVFVVQVIIGVLIWLGVFLRDRRLWVLMPMRL, translated from the coding sequence ATGAATGAGACCGAAGCCACGCCTGCACTCCATCAGCTTAAGTCCACGCCAACGGCTGCGAAGTGGACGGGACGAGTTATCTCAGGGCTTGTTGGCTTGGCTTTTCTCGCCAGTGCTGTCGGAAAGTTCGTTGGTGGGACAGGACTGGAAGAAGGCTTCGCGCACCTGGGTTTGCCGATGGATATTCAATATCCACTGGCCATCCTCGAACTGGTCATCGCGATCATCTACCTGGTGCCGCAAACAGCGGTGCTCGGGGCCATTCTCCTGACCGGCTACATCGGAGGCGCCATCTGCACCCACTGGCGGGTCGGTGACGTGTTCGTTGTCCAGGTGATTATTGGCGTGCTGATTTGGTTGGGTGTGTTTCTGCGAGATCGTCGGCTTTGGGTGTTGATGCCGATGCGATTATAG
- a CDS encoding PcfJ domain-containing protein: MNSRKQQMKQYVDEMLVCHQPCVRHRRAYWNLIPEVRAKSEILSVGFDPAIRKPEHLRVYIRALSYIGKYRTKWIRQPESWRPEKFPAEPTSNRVALRSLMKHLFERYPVPDFLAYAWLRPHAKRWIHDLYVHMAAGFGVRQFRGKPGIALTPTAAKFFVKAPAHLAPVEAMRWAQIRGFGGGKPLANELVRNTLLKEPTRDERFWETVIRFLIREKPNYVPHASSLVDFVDQQKFQPAEKVWGRGGGPLPLQPEFSMKGRTLRSLQRHMSNWRKEMLLKRPSLAKRNYHWDAIEVQPMVHQDGDVKWLIFELLNDRALMLEGAAMDHCVAEYVDECAQRKSSIWSLRIHAKGCPKRMVTIEVDPERKVIVQANAKSNEDPSPAAKEILQRWAVREGLEYSLDE, translated from the coding sequence ATGAATTCTCGTAAGCAGCAAATGAAGCAATATGTAGACGAAATGCTCGTCTGCCATCAGCCGTGCGTGCGGCACCGCCGTGCGTATTGGAACTTGATTCCTGAGGTGCGTGCCAAGTCCGAGATTTTGAGCGTCGGATTTGATCCCGCCATCCGAAAGCCGGAGCATCTTCGCGTTTACATCCGGGCTCTCAGCTATATCGGCAAGTACCGCACGAAGTGGATTCGGCAGCCTGAGTCGTGGCGTCCCGAGAAGTTCCCGGCCGAGCCGACCAGCAATCGAGTTGCCCTGCGATCGTTGATGAAGCACTTGTTCGAACGCTACCCCGTGCCAGACTTTCTGGCATATGCCTGGTTGCGTCCACATGCCAAGCGTTGGATCCACGACTTGTACGTGCACATGGCCGCTGGTTTTGGCGTGCGGCAATTCAGGGGGAAGCCTGGTATCGCGTTAACGCCAACGGCTGCCAAGTTCTTCGTCAAGGCACCAGCTCATCTGGCGCCGGTCGAAGCGATGCGGTGGGCTCAGATTCGTGGGTTTGGTGGCGGCAAGCCATTGGCCAACGAACTGGTGCGCAACACGCTCCTGAAAGAACCGACTCGTGACGAACGTTTCTGGGAGACGGTGATCCGCTTTCTCATTCGTGAGAAGCCGAACTACGTTCCCCACGCTTCGTCGCTTGTGGACTTCGTTGATCAACAGAAGTTTCAGCCTGCGGAGAAGGTCTGGGGACGTGGAGGTGGTCCACTTCCGCTGCAGCCAGAGTTCTCAATGAAAGGCCGAACGCTTCGTTCACTTCAGCGGCACATGAGCAACTGGCGGAAAGAAATGTTGCTCAAACGACCGTCCCTGGCCAAGCGTAACTATCATTGGGATGCCATCGAAGTACAGCCCATGGTGCATCAGGACGGTGATGTGAAGTGGCTCATTTTCGAGCTTTTGAACGATCGCGCGTTGATGTTGGAAGGAGCCGCGATGGACCACTGCGTCGCCGAATATGTCGATGAGTGTGCCCAGCGGAAGTCTTCGATCTGGTCGCTGAGGATCCATGCCAAGGGTTGCCCTAAACGCATGGTGACGATCGAGGTCGATCCAGAAAGGAAGGTGATCGTTCAGGCCAACGCGAAGAGCAACGAGGATCCAAGCCCCGCGGCCAAAGAGATCTTGCAGCGTTGGGCCGTGCGAGAAGGCTTGGAATACAGCTTGGACGAGTAG
- a CDS encoding sialidase family protein, with protein sequence MLRLLLPMSCLLFMATATSLVAEERPKAEIISVEMISDDAPHSAFTDLIRFQENWFCVFREGKAHVSPDGALQVLKSHDGNVWQSVARLTSPKADLRDAKITRTPDGKLMLCGAGALHQPAEARHQSMIWYSDDGTNWSDPIAIGPPDYWIWRITWHEGKAYGVGYHTVQPRETQLFVSEDGRSFEKLGKPFSIDGFSNEASLVFHADGTALCVVRRDGDPRDAQLGTSVPPYTDWQWKSLGQYIGGPALKQLPDGGHIVAGRRLNGPAKTVLWQLDPNTAELSELAVLPSGGDTSYPGFVLHDDMLWMSYYSSHEGKTRIYLAKIKLPAPE encoded by the coding sequence ATGCTTCGCCTTCTCTTGCCTATGTCATGTCTCTTGTTCATGGCTACAGCTACGTCACTCGTCGCAGAAGAACGCCCCAAGGCTGAGATCATCAGCGTAGAGATGATTTCCGACGACGCGCCGCATTCGGCATTCACCGACCTCATCCGTTTCCAAGAGAATTGGTTCTGTGTTTTTCGCGAAGGCAAAGCGCACGTCTCGCCCGATGGTGCTCTGCAGGTTCTAAAGTCACACGATGGGAACGTGTGGCAATCGGTAGCCCGGCTGACATCTCCAAAGGCCGATCTCCGGGACGCCAAGATTACCCGCACACCGGACGGAAAACTGATGCTCTGTGGAGCAGGCGCCCTGCATCAACCGGCCGAAGCTCGCCATCAATCGATGATCTGGTATTCAGACGATGGCACCAACTGGAGCGATCCCATCGCCATTGGTCCGCCTGACTATTGGATTTGGCGAATCACCTGGCACGAAGGCAAAGCGTACGGAGTCGGCTATCACACGGTTCAGCCGCGCGAAACACAGCTATTCGTTAGCGAAGACGGACGCAGTTTCGAAAAACTAGGCAAGCCATTCTCGATCGATGGGTTTTCAAACGAAGCTAGTCTTGTCTTTCATGCCGACGGCACAGCGTTATGTGTTGTTCGCCGCGATGGCGATCCTAGGGACGCCCAACTTGGTACTTCTGTTCCCCCTTATACCGATTGGCAGTGGAAATCACTGGGACAATACATCGGCGGACCGGCTCTGAAGCAACTACCCGATGGGGGACACATCGTCGCGGGACGTCGCCTGAATGGGCCTGCCAAAACGGTACTCTGGCAGCTTGATCCCAACACAGCGGAACTCAGTGAGTTGGCCGTGTTGCCTTCAGGCGGCGATACAAGTTACCCAGGATTTGTCCTGCACGATGACATGCTTTGGATGAGCTACTACTCTTCCCATGAAGGGAAGACACGCATCTACCTGGCCAAAATTAAACTGCCTGCACCTGAATGA
- the ppdK gene encoding pyruvate, phosphate dikinase, producing MAKKTAKKSKPSKMVYYFGKSKTEGKGVSKDLLGGKGLNLAEMTAIGLPVPPGMTITTQVCADYYKNGKKLPKGLMDEVHDAIASLEKELSKKFGDNKNPLLVSVRSGAAVSMPGMMNTILNLGLTDESVVGLANATSNERFAYDAYRRLIDMFGDVVMEVDREHFEEAFTAIKKKYKATLDNEVPAEGLIELCNEYKAIYQKYTGEAFPQDPMKQLELAVEAVFKSWNTTRAVRYREVEGIRGLLGTAVNVQSMAYGNMGQDSGTGVAFTRNPSTGENKFYGEFLIDAQGEDVVAGIRTPQPVAEMSKWNRAVYKQLLEIKDTLEAHYKDVQDIEFTIEKGELFMLQTRNGKRTGAAAVKIACDMVKEGLIDEKTALLRIPANDLTQLLLPSFTAESKKNAKVLTIGLPASPGAAVGTLAFTAEEAVDRTHAGEKVLLVRKETSPEDIDGMHSAVGILTSTGGMTSHAAVVARGWGRCCVAGAGEIEIDEKGRKIKVGGKTYKHSDVISIDGSTGQVMEGSVETSEPKLSGDFAKIMKWADEYRTLGVRTNADTPKDSQRARDFGAEGIGLCRTEHMFFEEDRITSMREMILAESEEDRRAALAKLLPFQREDFVGIFTAMKNLPVTVRLLDPPLHEFLPHDPKAQKEMASLIGVSPAKVKSRVAALHESNPMLGHRGCRLSVTYPEILEMQVTAIVEAAIECKKKRINAMPEIMIPLVGTAAELAILREKAEETIEKTKQDKGYKGELDILIGTMIEIPRAALTANEVAEHAEFFSFGTNDLTQMTFGYSRDDVNTFLPDYTRLEILPTDPFQSLDTSGVGQLVEMGVTKGRKGRKGLKCGICGEHGGDPASINFCHTVGLDYVSCSPFRVPIARLAAAQAAIRNGK from the coding sequence ATGGCCAAGAAAACGGCAAAGAAATCCAAGCCCTCGAAGATGGTGTACTACTTCGGCAAGTCCAAGACCGAAGGCAAAGGGGTCAGCAAGGATCTCCTCGGCGGTAAAGGTCTGAACCTGGCCGAAATGACCGCGATTGGCCTGCCGGTGCCTCCTGGCATGACCATCACCACGCAAGTTTGTGCCGACTACTACAAGAACGGCAAGAAGCTGCCTAAGGGTTTGATGGACGAAGTCCACGACGCCATCGCCTCGTTGGAAAAAGAGCTGAGCAAGAAGTTCGGCGACAATAAGAACCCGCTGCTCGTTTCGGTCCGCTCCGGTGCTGCCGTTTCGATGCCGGGTATGATGAACACCATTCTGAACCTCGGTCTGACCGATGAATCGGTTGTTGGTCTGGCCAACGCGACCAGCAACGAACGGTTCGCGTACGACGCCTACCGCCGCTTGATCGACATGTTCGGCGACGTCGTGATGGAAGTTGATCGTGAGCACTTCGAAGAAGCTTTCACTGCGATCAAGAAGAAGTACAAAGCGACCCTGGACAACGAAGTGCCAGCGGAAGGTCTGATCGAGCTTTGCAACGAGTACAAGGCGATCTACCAGAAGTACACCGGCGAAGCGTTCCCACAAGACCCAATGAAGCAGCTTGAACTGGCTGTCGAAGCGGTCTTCAAGTCGTGGAACACCACGCGTGCCGTTCGCTACCGCGAAGTTGAAGGCATCCGCGGCCTGCTCGGTACGGCCGTTAATGTTCAGTCGATGGCCTACGGTAACATGGGTCAAGACAGTGGTACCGGCGTGGCATTCACCCGCAACCCGTCGACCGGCGAAAACAAGTTCTATGGTGAATTCCTGATCGACGCTCAGGGCGAAGACGTGGTTGCTGGTATTCGTACCCCGCAGCCAGTTGCCGAAATGAGCAAGTGGAACAGGGCCGTCTACAAGCAACTGCTTGAAATCAAAGACACCCTGGAAGCCCACTATAAAGACGTTCAGGACATCGAGTTCACCATCGAAAAGGGTGAGCTATTCATGCTGCAGACTCGTAACGGTAAGCGTACCGGTGCAGCTGCTGTGAAGATCGCCTGCGATATGGTCAAGGAAGGTCTGATCGACGAAAAGACCGCTCTGCTGCGTATTCCAGCCAATGACTTGACCCAACTGCTGCTGCCAAGCTTCACGGCAGAATCGAAGAAGAACGCCAAGGTTCTGACGATCGGTCTGCCTGCTTCGCCAGGTGCTGCGGTTGGTACTTTGGCCTTCACCGCCGAAGAAGCTGTGGATCGTACTCACGCTGGCGAAAAGGTTTTGCTCGTCCGTAAGGAAACGAGCCCAGAAGACATCGACGGCATGCACTCCGCCGTTGGTATTCTGACCTCGACCGGTGGTATGACCAGTCACGCAGCCGTGGTGGCTCGTGGTTGGGGACGCTGCTGTGTCGCAGGTGCCGGTGAAATTGAAATCGACGAAAAGGGTCGCAAGATCAAAGTCGGCGGTAAGACCTATAAGCACTCCGACGTTATCTCGATCGACGGTTCGACCGGTCAGGTGATGGAAGGGTCCGTTGAAACCAGCGAACCTAAGCTGTCGGGCGACTTCGCCAAGATCATGAAGTGGGCCGATGAGTACCGCACCCTGGGTGTTCGTACCAACGCCGACACTCCGAAGGATTCGCAGCGTGCTCGCGACTTCGGTGCCGAAGGTATTGGCCTATGCCGTACCGAACACATGTTCTTCGAAGAAGATCGGATCACCAGCATGCGTGAAATGATCCTCGCCGAAAGCGAAGAAGATCGTCGTGCCGCTCTGGCAAAGTTGCTGCCATTCCAGCGAGAAGACTTCGTCGGCATCTTCACCGCCATGAAGAACCTGCCTGTGACGGTCCGCCTGTTGGATCCGCCGCTGCACGAGTTCCTGCCGCACGACCCTAAGGCTCAAAAGGAAATGGCCAGCTTGATTGGCGTTTCCCCGGCCAAGGTGAAGTCGCGTGTGGCTGCCCTGCACGAGTCGAACCCAATGCTCGGTCACCGTGGTTGCCGTTTGAGCGTTACCTATCCAGAAATCCTGGAGATGCAGGTCACCGCCATCGTCGAAGCAGCCATCGAATGCAAGAAGAAGCGAATCAACGCCATGCCGGAAATCATGATTCCGCTGGTTGGTACCGCTGCTGAACTTGCGATCCTTCGCGAAAAGGCTGAAGAGACCATCGAGAAGACCAAGCAGGACAAAGGCTACAAGGGCGAACTGGACATCTTGATCGGTACCATGATCGAAATTCCACGTGCTGCTCTGACCGCCAACGAAGTCGCCGAACATGCCGAGTTCTTCAGCTTCGGTACGAACGACCTCACGCAGATGACCTTTGGTTACAGCCGTGACGACGTCAACACGTTCCTGCCTGACTACACTCGCCTGGAAATCCTGCCGACGGACCCGTTCCAGTCGCTCGATACCTCTGGCGTTGGTCAGTTGGTCGAAATGGGCGTTACCAAGGGTCGCAAGGGCCGTAAGGGTCTGAAGTGCGGTATCTGTGGCGAACATGGTGGTGATCCAGCGTCGATCAACTTCTGTCACACCGTTGGCCTGGACTACGTGAGCTGCTCGCCATTCCGCGTGCCGATCGCCCGTCTGGCTGCCGCTCAGGCTGCTATCCGCAACGGCAAGTAA
- a CDS encoding CPBP family intramembrane glutamic endopeptidase, which translates to MFDDEDDYDYEDPFGPEMTARERAEGFIRTAVLFESALAFVAVGLGWLVDVAPWISASWDTGSAAAVLGAIGLGALATLPLLAAFMALQYVNIQSINDLQDYMDRQIVPLFREATLLELGMISLAAGLGEEALFRGVIQTYLHELMGPGAGPAVPILLTSLMFGLVHYVTREYFIISAVMGAYLGLWFYYTGDIIVPIVIHTLYDWFALAYMKKYAPELDEVGSAD; encoded by the coding sequence GTGTTTGACGACGAAGACGACTACGACTACGAAGATCCTTTTGGCCCGGAAATGACCGCTCGGGAGCGAGCCGAGGGGTTTATTCGCACTGCGGTCCTTTTTGAGTCGGCGCTGGCGTTTGTGGCCGTAGGGCTGGGGTGGCTGGTCGATGTGGCCCCCTGGATCAGTGCCAGTTGGGATACCGGAAGTGCCGCGGCAGTCCTCGGGGCAATCGGGCTGGGGGCCCTGGCGACGCTACCACTGTTGGCCGCATTCATGGCCTTGCAGTACGTCAACATCCAGTCGATCAACGATCTTCAAGATTATATGGACCGCCAGATCGTTCCGTTATTTCGAGAAGCGACGCTGCTTGAACTGGGTATGATTAGCTTGGCGGCAGGGCTTGGGGAAGAAGCGCTCTTCCGCGGAGTCATTCAGACCTACCTTCACGAGCTGATGGGGCCAGGTGCAGGACCTGCCGTGCCGATTCTACTGACCAGCCTGATGTTTGGCCTGGTGCACTATGTGACCAGGGAATACTTCATCATTAGTGCCGTCATGGGAGCCTACCTAGGGCTTTGGTTCTACTACACCGGTGATATCATCGTCCCAATCGTCATCCATACGCTTTATGACTGGTTTGCCCTGGCGTACATGAAAAAGTACGCACCAGAACTGGATGAAGTAGGCTCCGCGGACTGA
- the carA gene encoding glutamine-hydrolyzing carbamoyl-phosphate synthase small subunit, whose translation MSQPAKLALEDGTVFTGTAFGAIGEVAGEACFNTSMTGYQEILTDPSYRGQILTMTYPQIGNYGVNAEDMESAKIHMAGFIVREASRTVSNFRSEGSLDEFLKKNNVVGMANIDTRALVRRLRSHGSMKAVLSSVDLDDASLVEKAKASAGLVGRNLVQEVLPEQQKMWEEDLSPWIKMGDRNRALTSRKEQDLHVVALDYGMKWNIPRHLRDLGCKVTVLPGTASAEEVLSHDPDGIFLSNGPGDPEPLTGPVETIQGLLGKKPIFGICLGHQLLSLACGAKTFKLKFGHRGANQPVLDLETDKVEITSQNHGFAVEENTLPDCLEITHRNLNDNTVAGVKHKELPAFSVQYHPEASAGPHDSEYLFLRFREAMDERKGAATA comes from the coding sequence ATGTCGCAGCCCGCCAAACTTGCTCTGGAAGATGGAACCGTATTCACTGGCACCGCATTCGGAGCCATCGGCGAAGTCGCTGGCGAAGCCTGTTTTAATACCTCGATGACAGGCTATCAGGAGATCCTGACCGACCCGAGCTATCGCGGTCAAATCCTGACCATGACCTATCCGCAGATTGGCAACTATGGAGTCAATGCGGAAGACATGGAAAGTGCCAAGATTCACATGGCAGGCTTCATCGTCCGCGAAGCGAGCCGCACCGTCAGCAACTTCCGCTCGGAAGGATCGCTCGACGAATTCCTGAAGAAAAACAATGTCGTGGGCATGGCCAATATCGATACGCGTGCTCTCGTACGTCGGCTTCGATCTCACGGCTCGATGAAAGCAGTGCTTTCCAGCGTAGATCTGGATGATGCTTCGCTCGTCGAGAAAGCAAAAGCCAGCGCCGGGCTAGTCGGTCGTAATCTCGTCCAGGAAGTCCTTCCCGAGCAGCAAAAGATGTGGGAAGAAGACCTCAGCCCCTGGATCAAGATGGGAGATCGCAACCGTGCCCTCACCAGTCGCAAAGAGCAAGACTTGCACGTAGTGGCACTCGACTACGGCATGAAGTGGAATATTCCCCGGCACCTGCGTGATCTGGGCTGCAAGGTCACCGTGCTTCCTGGGACCGCATCGGCCGAAGAAGTTCTCAGCCACGATCCCGATGGCATCTTTCTCTCCAACGGTCCTGGCGACCCTGAGCCATTGACTGGCCCAGTCGAAACGATTCAGGGCCTTTTGGGCAAGAAGCCTATTTTCGGCATCTGCCTGGGACATCAACTGCTGTCACTGGCCTGCGGTGCCAAGACCTTCAAGTTGAAGTTCGGCCACCGGGGTGCGAATCAGCCGGTGCTCGACCTGGAAACCGACAAGGTCGAAATCACCTCGCAGAACCACGGCTTCGCTGTTGAGGAAAACACGCTTCCCGATTGCCTGGAAATTACCCACCGCAATCTAAACGACAACACCGTCGCCGGGGTGAAGCACAAAGAGCTGCCAGCATTCAGCGTTCAGTATCACCCAGAAGCGTCCGCAGGTCCGCATGATAGCGAATACCTGTTTCTCCGCTTCCGCGAAGCTATGGACGAACGCAAGGGTGCTGCAACCGCCTAG